The following proteins are encoded in a genomic region of Chryseobacterium cucumeris:
- a CDS encoding GNAT family N-acetyltransferase has product MKLEIQPIGNSYSEQAIDLILTIQQKEFNIPITIEDQPDLLQIESFYMEAGGNFWGAFVDNQLVGSIALVKFDERAGAIRKMFVKKEFRGKELNIAQKLLEVLISFCRENRIDDLYLGTITVLKAAQRFYERNEFVKIEKSNLPVKFPLMSADDVFYHLNLD; this is encoded by the coding sequence ATGAAATTAGAAATACAACCCATCGGAAATTCTTATTCGGAACAGGCTATTGATCTGATTTTGACGATCCAGCAAAAAGAGTTTAATATTCCGATTACCATAGAAGATCAGCCTGATCTTTTGCAGATAGAAAGTTTTTACATGGAAGCCGGAGGCAACTTTTGGGGTGCTTTTGTAGATAATCAGCTGGTAGGTTCTATAGCATTGGTTAAATTTGACGAAAGGGCAGGAGCCATCAGAAAAATGTTTGTTAAAAAGGAATTCAGAGGAAAAGAACTGAATATTGCCCAGAAATTACTGGAAGTTTTAATTTCTTTCTGCCGTGAAAACAGAATTGATGATCTATATCTGGGAACCATAACGGTACTGAAAGCAGCTCAGCGTTTCTATGAAAGGAATGAATTTGTAAAGATTGAGAAAAGCAATCTTCCCGTAAAATTTCCTTTAATGAGTGCCGATGATGTTTTTTACCACTTAAATCTTGACTGA